One region of Tamandua tetradactyla isolate mTamTet1 chromosome 6, mTamTet1.pri, whole genome shotgun sequence genomic DNA includes:
- the ZFP41 gene encoding LOW QUALITY PROTEIN: zinc finger protein 41 homolog (The sequence of the model RefSeq protein was modified relative to this genomic sequence to represent the inferred CDS: deleted 2 bases in 2 codons; substituted 1 base at 1 genomic stop codon), translated as MWPFFLPGSTAKWGKPLGKKNKIQTPKEGIDVQKDTLQEEKVXKKKKPNKRFPLGRKHSHGPGLRPEDEVHLFDAFNASFKDDFEGLPVFIPFQRKKLHECSECGRLFKHKTDHIRHRWVHTGEKPLKCAQCGKTFRHSSDVPKHQRVHTEEKPFTCGKHGKAFSCASDLLKHQKTHTREKPYECVACGKTSAYSSCLIRHRKRHPWKKP; from the exons ATGTGGCCCTTCTTCCTTCCTGGGAGCACAGCAAAATGGGGAAAGCCTCtggggaagaaaaataagatacagACTCCAAAGGAAGGAATAGATGTGCAGAAGGACACACTCCaagaagaaaaagtataaaaaaagaaaaagccaaacaaaaggtTCCCTCTGGGCAGAAAGCACAGTCATGGGCCAGGCCTGCGTCCAGAAGATGAGGTGCATCTGTTTGATGCCTTCAATGCTTCGTTCAAAGATGACTTTGAGGGGCTTCCCGTGTTCATtccttttcagagaaagaaactcCATGAGTGCAGTGAATGTGGACGGCTCTTTAAGCACAAAACGGACCATATTCGACATCGGTGggttcacactggagagaagcccctTAAGTGTGCTCAGTGTGGGAAAACATTCAGG CACAGCTCCGACGTCCCCAAACATCAGAGAGTCCACACTGAAGAAAAGCCCTTCACATGCGGCAAACATGGGAAAGCCTTCAGCTGTGCT TCAGATCTCCTAAAACATCAGAAAACTCACACCAGAGAGAAGCCATACGAATGTGTGGCGTGCGGGAAAACCTCCGCGTACAGCTCATGCCTCATTCGACATCGGAAACGCCATCCATGGAAGAAGCCCTGA